A region from the Linepithema humile isolate Giens D197 chromosome 1, Lhum_UNIL_v1.0, whole genome shotgun sequence genome encodes:
- the LOC105680140 gene encoding glutamine and serine-rich protein 1 isoform X2 — MDPVGPWYAYNRITVGSATGTFQAATPTTSSDFVSHHLTTAATQAAPSTTTSQLLLQAAHTTATLAGQPSPFNPGGFLSPPPVGYDVFTPLFPNAKQAHYVTQHRQTLVQAQTVSVTKQNTTTESDIPALRENYSTAHQATFFEQQGVPTSPTASTLAWTHQNNTQLPSPFGILPHESVVPSSPGAPSTKSSGTGYENTFNTHFNTQTINNINASQLTSSSACSADFKTSGCPTDAKKSVNVRSQSPTVSVKSVIPTSQASSSQTFFHQVPTTFSSENLTSTYPSASNGSQSIAGNGKVQSSLQHQQSCIVSTPSNNASGKEYRIPQPPSRSVVSTTVFLSASVRSGSTQAIQDKQGTRNGNFTSPPNKAVTNAAQQNIQSKAQAKIYSELGSHGGVEHRRNEQQGHDNSQSSPISFSIMDNRSLNYATNNTANCNNTSGKLTSNQRASSNSNLQSHPQQQQQQQTFHILNQQQQQQQQQQQQQQTTTYRHYLTGSTNDAEYHHPGRSKSATSTDSAYSSNTSQNGPDCSVVVPRRPSPLQAHSQASPLGHVPSPAYPMYNSPMATMSSPSPLQQHTENNSNQCASGTSYKGGVQQQVTPSSPLDVTVSRPASQGQVAYSSVITRALGTTENNKTAYNAEGKTYDRQQQDFSQTQKQQVCWESDNRQTVNDNRKFAVYSGTNATAGDMNAQSLPVQQQVQRLINVADRQQPYFEANQVALQDLSSCRGDPMSIVKNLQTLQQSPCQVQQHTTAAIPTSTTEQQKQAEERRKADSANKKRKSLEKSVHNTPLANELTGTATMTEYLNRIPPPAHHNAVNQQQQNGYFEFERWPPSPAKMFPTASGAFSSQSSLHHSTNFVGTPAHQHQTLMVSHHHAPPPLPYFPAFHIPAGHHPHHPHEFQSSVEITPIGFENTANQNTNYNQEVKDDQPKVIVPNIEEELGFLKQDQQLMPSANQMNKDFKRPNRDPNTGFMTSYLKFLQGERDPSPPPAIRGGRKATWNRSKPYIPVESNKPTEALINGETTKPQEKPAPIKETSVKETPVIDYANDPRYFPLPKERKKSNFDSSDDGFTSDDDFLFAPKKTEKKVQNASNSSNTEVVTVKSEGKGRKGRPIKPGGPTDRKRRAAAAAAAAAAVAAAAAETEKKSSKKAEEDPLLLPPRRETSRRKAKEKTSVKQFLDRQQGIDYFDNDEEQVDSDSDPAWTPAVKLIGEEEEKRKKRGRPAITKKIRKILEEDGYSSGEAIVSKKSTRKKHEMSSKNFNSSGKVSSKNDEKLAAAASDEDIDISPFKHSVSNSEDTSGEFVVIKTDLIEEYPPLWRIDGKTLLQKYEPFKSNGKTLYRNISTYSAWVSQNRHIYQQVPVKFWQQGKIETIVEFLRDEMIIDDSENIIKSMKDTEKYQDNFEVYIQTLISQALDSNFLTEILQEQDDYFLSNVKIVDEVTEERKRRLLFTTKWKPNVVTAISTWPCVDVLKDLPASEYKGKSCAGCQQTKIYARVLLYGQPYNSTTLEGSPPDPRAPHDKAFLLCRICQKKVTLYNKVAHQKYLMFLECTRRVADKRAASPHKDTTKILNELLADEPWLNQLFKEARSIWAEIDSMEQQAITKAKPKAALSSSIKQYHKTETTVANDSTVLTSKESANISESQVPMQNIENNPQTASSDVQMGSEPS; from the exons ATGGATCCCGTTGGTCCATGGTACGCATACAATCGTATTACCGTGGGCAGTGCCACTGGGACATTTCAAGCAGCAACACCAACGACATCCAGTGATTTTGTCTCCCATCATTTAACAACAGCTGCTACACAGGCAGCGCCATCAACAACGACGTCGCAATTGCTTCTACAAGCAGCCCATACAACAGCAACTCTGGCGGGTCAACCGTCCCCTTTTAATCCGGGGGGATTTCTATCTCCGCCCCCCGTGGGTTACGACGTTTTCACTCCTCTGTTTCCCAATGCTAAACAGGCGCATTATGTTACTCAACATAGGCAAACTCTCGTTCAAGCGCAAACGGTGTCGGTGACGAAGCAAAACACCACAACGGAGTCTGATATTCCTGCGTTGAGAGAGAATTATAGCACCGCGCATCAAGCTACATTCTTTGAACAACAAGGGGTGCCGACGTCGCCCACGGCGTCAACATTGGCCTGGACACATCAGAATAATACACAGCTGCCTAGCCCGTTCGGCATTTTGCCACATGAGAGCGTTGTTCCTTCGTCCCCGGGCGCGCCGTCAACGAAATCCAGCGGCACCGGCTACGAGAACACTTTCAATACCCATTTCAACACGCAGaccataaataatatcaatgctTCCCAGTTAACTAGTTCGTCTGCGTGTAGCGCAGATTTTAAGACATCCGGTTGTCCGACCGACGCGAAGAAATCAGTCAATGTAAGATCACAATCACCTACCGTCAGTGTAAAATCCGTGATTCCCACGTCGCAGGCCAGTAGCAGTCAGACGTTCTTCCATCAAGTTCCGACGACTTTTAGTTCCGAGAACTTGACGAGCACTTATCCAAGTGCGAGCAATGGAAGCCAATCCATTGCCGGAAACGGCAAGGTGCAATCGTCGCTGCAGCATCAGCAATCGTGCATCGTGTCGACACCGAGCAATAATGCCTCGGGTAAGGAATACAGAATACCGCAGCCGCCGTCGAGGTCAGTCGTGTCGACGACGGTTTTTTTGAGTGCCTCCGTGCGATCAGGCTCCACGCAAGCGATTCAGGACAAACAGGGAACGCGCAACGGCAATTTCACGTCGCCGCCTAACAAAGCGGTCACCAACGCCGCTCAGCAAAATATTCAGTCCAAGGCGCAGGCGAAGATCTATTCGGAATTGGGTAGCCACGGAGGTGTCGAGCATCGAAGAAACGAGCAACAGGGGCATGATAACAGTCAATCGTCTCCGATTAGCTTCTCCATTATGGACAATCGTAGCTTAAATTACGCCACGAACAATACCGCAAACTGCAACAATACCAGTGGCAAGCTCACGAGCAACCAGAGGGCATCGTCCAACAGCAATCTCCAGTCGCATCctcagcagcagcaacagcagcagacGTTTCACATTTTGAatcaacaacagcagcagcagcagcaacaacaacaacaacaacaaacTACGACCTATAGACATTATTTGACGGGATCAACGAACGACGCGGAGTACCATCATCCAGGCAGATCAAAATCCGCAACTTCAACGGACTCCGCGTACTCCTCCAATACTTCGCAAAATGGACCAGACTGCAGCGTTGTTGTTCCCCGACGACCGAGTCCTTTGCAAGCCCATTCGCAGGCCAGTCCCTTGGGCCACGTTCCGAGTCCGGCGTATCCCATGTACAATAGTCCAATGGCGACCatgtcgtcgccgtcgccgttgCAACAGCATACCGAAAATAACAGCAATCAATGTGCCAGCGGCACATCGTACAAAGGCGGAGTTCAGCAACAGGTTACTCCGTCGTCACCTCTTGACGTCACCGTTTCTAGACCGGCGTCCCAGGGACAGGTCGCGTATTCGTCGGTGATTACGCGCGCGTTGGGCACCACAGAGAACAACAAAACCGCTTACAACGCTGAGGGTAAAACGTACGACAGGCAGCAGCAGGATTTCTCGCAGACGCAGAAGCAGCAAGTCTGCTGGGAGAGTGACAACCGGCAAACGGTGAACGATAACAGGAAGTTTGCCGTTTACAGCGGCACAAATGCGACCGCTGGCGACATGAATGCGCAGAGCTTGCCGGTTCAGCAACAGGTGCAAAGACTGATAAACGTTGCGGATAGACAGCAGCCGTATTTCGAGGCTAATCAAGTGGCGCTGCAGGACTTGAGCAGCTGCCGGGGAGACCCGATGAGTATTGTGAAGAACTTGCAGACGTTGCAACAGAGCCCCTGTCAAGTGCAGCAGCACACGACCGCTGCTATACCGACCAGTACGACAGAGCAACAGAAGCAGGCTGAGGAACGGCGAAAAGCCGACAGTGCTAACAAGAAGAGGAAAAGTTTGGAGAAAAGTGTACACAATACGCCATTGGCGAACGAACTTACGGGCACTGCGACGATGACGGAATACCTCAATAGGATACCACCGCCGGCTCACCACAACGCGGTTAATCAACAACAACAGAACGGTTACTTCGAGTTCGAACGGTGGCCGCCCTCACCCGCCAAGATGTTCCCCACTGCGTCCGGCGCCTTTAGCTCTCAGTCGTCACTGCACCATTCGACTAATTTTGTGGGCACCCCGGCACACCAGCACCAGACGCTAATGGTGTCGCATCATCACGCGCCGCCGCCTCTCCCATATTTTCCGGCCTTCCATATTCCCGCGGGTCATCATCCACATCACCCACACGAATTCCAATCCTCGGTCGAGATAACGCCGATAGGATTCGAGAATACCGCGAATCAAAACACCAATTACAATCAAGAAGTCAAAGACGACCAGCCTAAAGTGATCGTTCCTAATATCGAAGAGGAGCTAGGTTTCCTTAAGCAGGATCAGCAACTGATGCCGAGCGCGAATCAAATGAACAAAGACTTTAAACGGCCCAATCGAGACCCGAATACAGGCTTTATGACGAGCTACTTAAAGTTTCTGCAAGGTGAAAGAGATCCCTCTCCGCCGCCTGCTATACGCGGTGGCAGAAAGGCTACATGGAACAGGTCAAAACCGTATATACCCGTTGAGTCGAATAAACCTACGGAAGCTTTAATTAACGGCGAAACTACTAAACCCCAAGAAAAACCGGCGCCGATTAAGGAAACATCGGTTAAGGAAACACCTGTAATAGATTACGCTAATGATCCTAGGTACTTTCCATTGCcgaaggagagaaaaaagtCAAACTTTGATTCGAGTGACGACGGATTTACTAGTGACGATGACTTTCTGTTTGCTCCTAAGAAAACTGAGAAGAAAGTGCAGAACGCAAGTAATTCTAGTAATACTGAAGTTGTTACTGTGAAATCAGAAGGAAAAGGTAGGAAAGGTCGGCCTATTAAGCCCGGTGGACCCACagatagaaagagaagagCTGCtgcagcggcagcggcggcagcagcggtagcagcagcagcagcggaAACAGAGAAAAAGTCTTCAAAGAAGGCTGAAGAAG ATCCTTTACTCCTTCCTCCCAGACGTGAGACATCGAGAAGAAAAGCGAAAGAAAAGACCTCAGTGAAACAATTTCTGGATCGACAACAGGGTATAGATTATTTCGATAATGACGAGGAACAAGTCGATTCCGATTCAGATCCAGCGTGGACTCCTGCTGTAAAATTGATCggggaagaagaagaaaagagaaagaaacgtGGTAGACCTGCtatcacaaaaaaaattaggaAGATCTTGGAGGAAGATGGATATTCGTCTGGGGAAGCTATTGTTTCCAAAAAATCGACAAGGAAAAAACACGAAATGTCttcaaaaaactttaatagtTCTGGCAAAGTTTCTTCTAAGAATGATGAAAAATTAGCAGCGGCAGCAAGCGACGAAGATATCGATATCTCACCATTTAAG CATTCTGTAAGCAATTCAGAAGACAcg TCTGGTGAATTTGTTGTGATCAAGACAGATTTGATTGAAGAATATCCCCCTCTTTGGAGAATAGACGGCAAAACGTTACTCCAGAAATATGAACCATTCAAATCCAATGGAAAAACTTTATACAGAAACATATCTACG tattCTGCATGGGTTTCACAAAATCGACATATATATCAACAAGTTCCTGTGAAATTCTGGCAGCAAGGCAAGATAGAAACAATTGTGGAATTCTTGAGAGATGAGATGATCATTGATGATAG CGAGAACATCATTAAATCTATGAAAGATACCGAAAAGTATCAAGATAATTTTGAAGTTTATATACAGACATTGATCTCGCAAGCTTTGGATTCGAATTTTCTTAcagaaatattacaagaacaag ATGATTACTTCCTGTCAAATGTTAAGATTGTCGATGAAGTAACAGAGGAGAGGAAACGTCGTCTCTTGTTCACGACTAAATGGAAACCGAATGTTGTGACAGCAATATCAACATGGCCGTGTGTTGATGTGCTTAAAGATCTACCGGCATCGGAATATAAAGGGAAATCTTGCGCTGGTTGTCAACAGACAAAAATCTATGCGAGAGTTCTGCTTTATGGACAGCCATATAATAGTACTACATTGGAAGGCTCACCTCCTGATCCAAGAGCACCTCACGACAAA GCTTTTTTATTATGCCGCATTTGCCAAAAAAAGGTAACTTTGTATAATAAAGTTGCTCATCAAAAGTATCTAATGTTTTTGGAATGTACGAGAAGAGTGGCCGATAAAAGAGCAGCTTCTCCGCACAAGGacacaacaaaaatattgaatgaatTGTTAGCAGATGAACCATGGTTGAATCAA cttttCAAGGAAGCAAGAAGCATTTGGGCTGAAATTGATAGCATGGAGCAACAAGCTATAACAAAAGCGAAACCGAAAGCAGCATTGTCGTCgtcaataaaacaatatcataAAACAGAGACGACAGTCGCCAATGATTCTACTGTACTTACATCTAAAGAGTCTGCTAATATTTCTGAATCACAGGTGCCTATGCAGAATATCGAAAACAATCCTCAAACAGCTTCTAGCGACGTGCAGATGGGCAGCGAACCGTCTTAG
- the LOC105680140 gene encoding glutamine and serine-rich protein 1 isoform X1, whose product MDPVGPWYAYNRITVGSATGTFQAATPTTSSDFVSHHLTTAATQAAPSTTTSQLLLQAAHTTATLAGQPSPFNPGGFLSPPPVGYDVFTPLFPNAKQAHYVTQHRQTLVQAQTVSVTKQNTTTESDIPALRENYSTAHQATFFEQQGVPTSPTASTLAWTHQNNTQLPSPFGILPHESVVPSSPGAPSTKSSGTGYENTFNTHFNTQTINNINASQLTSSSACSADFKTSGCPTDAKKSVNVRSQSPTVSVKSVIPTSQASSSQTFFHQVPTTFSSENLTSTYPSASNGSQSIAGNGKVQSSLQHQQSCIVSTPSNNASGKEYRIPQPPSRSVVSTTVFLSASVRSGSTQAIQDKQGTRNGNFTSPPNKAVTNAAQQNIQSKAQAKIYSELGSHGGVEHRRNEQQGHDNSQSSPISFSIMDNRSLNYATNNTANCNNTSGKLTSNQRASSNSNLQSHPQQQQQQQTFHILNQQQQQQQQQQQQQQTTTYRHYLTGSTNDAEYHHPGRSKSATSTDSAYSSNTSQNGPDCSVVVPRRPSPLQAHSQASPLGHVPSPAYPMYNSPMATMSSPSPLQQHTENNSNQCASGTSYKGGVQQQVTPSSPLDVTVSRPASQGQVAYSSVITRALGTTENNKTAYNAEGKTYDRQQQDFSQTQKQQVCWESDNRQTVNDNRKFAVYSGTNATAGDMNAQSLPVQQQVQRLINVADRQQPYFEANQVALQDLSSCRGDPMSIVKNLQTLQQSPCQVQQHTTAAIPTSTTEQQKQAEERRKADSANKKRKSLEKSVHNTPLANELTGTATMTEYLNRIPPPAHHNAVNQQQQNGYFEFERWPPSPAKMFPTASGAFSSQSSLHHSTNFVGTPAHQHQTLMVSHHHAPPPLPYFPAFHIPAGHHPHHPHEFQSSVEITPIGFENTANQNTNYNQEVKDDQPKVIVPNIEEELGFLKQDQQLMPSANQMNKDFKRPNRDPNTGFMTSYLKFLQGERDPSPPPAIRGGRKATWNRSKPYIPVESNKPTEALINGETTKPQEKPAPIKETSVKETPVIDYANDPRYFPLPKERKKSNFDSSDDGFTSDDDFLFAPKKTEKKVQNASNSSNTEVVTVKSEGKGRKGRPIKPGGPTDRKRRAAAAAAAAAAVAAAAAETEKKSSKKAEEVDPLLLPPRRETSRRKAKEKTSVKQFLDRQQGIDYFDNDEEQVDSDSDPAWTPAVKLIGEEEEKRKKRGRPAITKKIRKILEEDGYSSGEAIVSKKSTRKKHEMSSKNFNSSGKVSSKNDEKLAAAASDEDIDISPFKHSVSNSEDTSGEFVVIKTDLIEEYPPLWRIDGKTLLQKYEPFKSNGKTLYRNISTYSAWVSQNRHIYQQVPVKFWQQGKIETIVEFLRDEMIIDDSENIIKSMKDTEKYQDNFEVYIQTLISQALDSNFLTEILQEQDDYFLSNVKIVDEVTEERKRRLLFTTKWKPNVVTAISTWPCVDVLKDLPASEYKGKSCAGCQQTKIYARVLLYGQPYNSTTLEGSPPDPRAPHDKAFLLCRICQKKVTLYNKVAHQKYLMFLECTRRVADKRAASPHKDTTKILNELLADEPWLNQLFKEARSIWAEIDSMEQQAITKAKPKAALSSSIKQYHKTETTVANDSTVLTSKESANISESQVPMQNIENNPQTASSDVQMGSEPS is encoded by the exons ATGGATCCCGTTGGTCCATGGTACGCATACAATCGTATTACCGTGGGCAGTGCCACTGGGACATTTCAAGCAGCAACACCAACGACATCCAGTGATTTTGTCTCCCATCATTTAACAACAGCTGCTACACAGGCAGCGCCATCAACAACGACGTCGCAATTGCTTCTACAAGCAGCCCATACAACAGCAACTCTGGCGGGTCAACCGTCCCCTTTTAATCCGGGGGGATTTCTATCTCCGCCCCCCGTGGGTTACGACGTTTTCACTCCTCTGTTTCCCAATGCTAAACAGGCGCATTATGTTACTCAACATAGGCAAACTCTCGTTCAAGCGCAAACGGTGTCGGTGACGAAGCAAAACACCACAACGGAGTCTGATATTCCTGCGTTGAGAGAGAATTATAGCACCGCGCATCAAGCTACATTCTTTGAACAACAAGGGGTGCCGACGTCGCCCACGGCGTCAACATTGGCCTGGACACATCAGAATAATACACAGCTGCCTAGCCCGTTCGGCATTTTGCCACATGAGAGCGTTGTTCCTTCGTCCCCGGGCGCGCCGTCAACGAAATCCAGCGGCACCGGCTACGAGAACACTTTCAATACCCATTTCAACACGCAGaccataaataatatcaatgctTCCCAGTTAACTAGTTCGTCTGCGTGTAGCGCAGATTTTAAGACATCCGGTTGTCCGACCGACGCGAAGAAATCAGTCAATGTAAGATCACAATCACCTACCGTCAGTGTAAAATCCGTGATTCCCACGTCGCAGGCCAGTAGCAGTCAGACGTTCTTCCATCAAGTTCCGACGACTTTTAGTTCCGAGAACTTGACGAGCACTTATCCAAGTGCGAGCAATGGAAGCCAATCCATTGCCGGAAACGGCAAGGTGCAATCGTCGCTGCAGCATCAGCAATCGTGCATCGTGTCGACACCGAGCAATAATGCCTCGGGTAAGGAATACAGAATACCGCAGCCGCCGTCGAGGTCAGTCGTGTCGACGACGGTTTTTTTGAGTGCCTCCGTGCGATCAGGCTCCACGCAAGCGATTCAGGACAAACAGGGAACGCGCAACGGCAATTTCACGTCGCCGCCTAACAAAGCGGTCACCAACGCCGCTCAGCAAAATATTCAGTCCAAGGCGCAGGCGAAGATCTATTCGGAATTGGGTAGCCACGGAGGTGTCGAGCATCGAAGAAACGAGCAACAGGGGCATGATAACAGTCAATCGTCTCCGATTAGCTTCTCCATTATGGACAATCGTAGCTTAAATTACGCCACGAACAATACCGCAAACTGCAACAATACCAGTGGCAAGCTCACGAGCAACCAGAGGGCATCGTCCAACAGCAATCTCCAGTCGCATCctcagcagcagcaacagcagcagacGTTTCACATTTTGAatcaacaacagcagcagcagcagcaacaacaacaacaacaacaaacTACGACCTATAGACATTATTTGACGGGATCAACGAACGACGCGGAGTACCATCATCCAGGCAGATCAAAATCCGCAACTTCAACGGACTCCGCGTACTCCTCCAATACTTCGCAAAATGGACCAGACTGCAGCGTTGTTGTTCCCCGACGACCGAGTCCTTTGCAAGCCCATTCGCAGGCCAGTCCCTTGGGCCACGTTCCGAGTCCGGCGTATCCCATGTACAATAGTCCAATGGCGACCatgtcgtcgccgtcgccgttgCAACAGCATACCGAAAATAACAGCAATCAATGTGCCAGCGGCACATCGTACAAAGGCGGAGTTCAGCAACAGGTTACTCCGTCGTCACCTCTTGACGTCACCGTTTCTAGACCGGCGTCCCAGGGACAGGTCGCGTATTCGTCGGTGATTACGCGCGCGTTGGGCACCACAGAGAACAACAAAACCGCTTACAACGCTGAGGGTAAAACGTACGACAGGCAGCAGCAGGATTTCTCGCAGACGCAGAAGCAGCAAGTCTGCTGGGAGAGTGACAACCGGCAAACGGTGAACGATAACAGGAAGTTTGCCGTTTACAGCGGCACAAATGCGACCGCTGGCGACATGAATGCGCAGAGCTTGCCGGTTCAGCAACAGGTGCAAAGACTGATAAACGTTGCGGATAGACAGCAGCCGTATTTCGAGGCTAATCAAGTGGCGCTGCAGGACTTGAGCAGCTGCCGGGGAGACCCGATGAGTATTGTGAAGAACTTGCAGACGTTGCAACAGAGCCCCTGTCAAGTGCAGCAGCACACGACCGCTGCTATACCGACCAGTACGACAGAGCAACAGAAGCAGGCTGAGGAACGGCGAAAAGCCGACAGTGCTAACAAGAAGAGGAAAAGTTTGGAGAAAAGTGTACACAATACGCCATTGGCGAACGAACTTACGGGCACTGCGACGATGACGGAATACCTCAATAGGATACCACCGCCGGCTCACCACAACGCGGTTAATCAACAACAACAGAACGGTTACTTCGAGTTCGAACGGTGGCCGCCCTCACCCGCCAAGATGTTCCCCACTGCGTCCGGCGCCTTTAGCTCTCAGTCGTCACTGCACCATTCGACTAATTTTGTGGGCACCCCGGCACACCAGCACCAGACGCTAATGGTGTCGCATCATCACGCGCCGCCGCCTCTCCCATATTTTCCGGCCTTCCATATTCCCGCGGGTCATCATCCACATCACCCACACGAATTCCAATCCTCGGTCGAGATAACGCCGATAGGATTCGAGAATACCGCGAATCAAAACACCAATTACAATCAAGAAGTCAAAGACGACCAGCCTAAAGTGATCGTTCCTAATATCGAAGAGGAGCTAGGTTTCCTTAAGCAGGATCAGCAACTGATGCCGAGCGCGAATCAAATGAACAAAGACTTTAAACGGCCCAATCGAGACCCGAATACAGGCTTTATGACGAGCTACTTAAAGTTTCTGCAAGGTGAAAGAGATCCCTCTCCGCCGCCTGCTATACGCGGTGGCAGAAAGGCTACATGGAACAGGTCAAAACCGTATATACCCGTTGAGTCGAATAAACCTACGGAAGCTTTAATTAACGGCGAAACTACTAAACCCCAAGAAAAACCGGCGCCGATTAAGGAAACATCGGTTAAGGAAACACCTGTAATAGATTACGCTAATGATCCTAGGTACTTTCCATTGCcgaaggagagaaaaaagtCAAACTTTGATTCGAGTGACGACGGATTTACTAGTGACGATGACTTTCTGTTTGCTCCTAAGAAAACTGAGAAGAAAGTGCAGAACGCAAGTAATTCTAGTAATACTGAAGTTGTTACTGTGAAATCAGAAGGAAAAGGTAGGAAAGGTCGGCCTATTAAGCCCGGTGGACCCACagatagaaagagaagagCTGCtgcagcggcagcggcggcagcagcggtagcagcagcagcagcggaAACAGAGAAAAAGTCTTCAAAGAAGGCTGAAGAAG TAGATCCTTTACTCCTTCCTCCCAGACGTGAGACATCGAGAAGAAAAGCGAAAGAAAAGACCTCAGTGAAACAATTTCTGGATCGACAACAGGGTATAGATTATTTCGATAATGACGAGGAACAAGTCGATTCCGATTCAGATCCAGCGTGGACTCCTGCTGTAAAATTGATCggggaagaagaagaaaagagaaagaaacgtGGTAGACCTGCtatcacaaaaaaaattaggaAGATCTTGGAGGAAGATGGATATTCGTCTGGGGAAGCTATTGTTTCCAAAAAATCGACAAGGAAAAAACACGAAATGTCttcaaaaaactttaatagtTCTGGCAAAGTTTCTTCTAAGAATGATGAAAAATTAGCAGCGGCAGCAAGCGACGAAGATATCGATATCTCACCATTTAAG CATTCTGTAAGCAATTCAGAAGACAcg TCTGGTGAATTTGTTGTGATCAAGACAGATTTGATTGAAGAATATCCCCCTCTTTGGAGAATAGACGGCAAAACGTTACTCCAGAAATATGAACCATTCAAATCCAATGGAAAAACTTTATACAGAAACATATCTACG tattCTGCATGGGTTTCACAAAATCGACATATATATCAACAAGTTCCTGTGAAATTCTGGCAGCAAGGCAAGATAGAAACAATTGTGGAATTCTTGAGAGATGAGATGATCATTGATGATAG CGAGAACATCATTAAATCTATGAAAGATACCGAAAAGTATCAAGATAATTTTGAAGTTTATATACAGACATTGATCTCGCAAGCTTTGGATTCGAATTTTCTTAcagaaatattacaagaacaag ATGATTACTTCCTGTCAAATGTTAAGATTGTCGATGAAGTAACAGAGGAGAGGAAACGTCGTCTCTTGTTCACGACTAAATGGAAACCGAATGTTGTGACAGCAATATCAACATGGCCGTGTGTTGATGTGCTTAAAGATCTACCGGCATCGGAATATAAAGGGAAATCTTGCGCTGGTTGTCAACAGACAAAAATCTATGCGAGAGTTCTGCTTTATGGACAGCCATATAATAGTACTACATTGGAAGGCTCACCTCCTGATCCAAGAGCACCTCACGACAAA GCTTTTTTATTATGCCGCATTTGCCAAAAAAAGGTAACTTTGTATAATAAAGTTGCTCATCAAAAGTATCTAATGTTTTTGGAATGTACGAGAAGAGTGGCCGATAAAAGAGCAGCTTCTCCGCACAAGGacacaacaaaaatattgaatgaatTGTTAGCAGATGAACCATGGTTGAATCAA cttttCAAGGAAGCAAGAAGCATTTGGGCTGAAATTGATAGCATGGAGCAACAAGCTATAACAAAAGCGAAACCGAAAGCAGCATTGTCGTCgtcaataaaacaatatcataAAACAGAGACGACAGTCGCCAATGATTCTACTGTACTTACATCTAAAGAGTCTGCTAATATTTCTGAATCACAGGTGCCTATGCAGAATATCGAAAACAATCCTCAAACAGCTTCTAGCGACGTGCAGATGGGCAGCGAACCGTCTTAG